A window of Palaemon carinicauda isolate YSFRI2023 chromosome 27, ASM3689809v2, whole genome shotgun sequence contains these coding sequences:
- the LOC137621158 gene encoding venom protease-like isoform X1, whose amino-acid sequence MHWFLHFLWVTWFIVGITRSQADVIFTNPSETNKSPGSPCTTKDGGQGQCTEILKCPGIRETLSTDPPVICGFKGISSIVCCPNAETTPGTPTLGTAPVLDISPPNSYKNFACGTVGRVTITTEFSRFKRSNELRINKRSIFGGIEARRAAWPWMALIGIKEEVGFNWFCGGVLINEQWVLTAAHCLDDKIPTIVRLGEHNYATASDGSNEEDFEISQMIRYPDYAFPVAYHDLALLQLKTKVNFKASIAPVCIPWGDESLTNLTGRSMKLTGWGDTQFAGSPSTALQEVNVNMISTSACHNAYSVLRQFKVHWPKGIGKETVCAGHEQGGRDACQGDSGGPLTYRGGQGKYFLSGIVSTGYGCGSKDFPGIYANVFHSPHLAWIKQVAF is encoded by the exons ATGCACTGGTTTTTACACTTCCTTTGGGTAACCTGGTTCATTGTTGGAATCACTCGCTCTCAAG cAGATGTAATCTTCACCAACCCTTCTGAAACAAACAAGTCGCCGGGAAGTCCGTGCACCACGAAGGATGGGGGACAGGGCCAGTgtacagaaatcctaaaatgtCCAGGGATACGAGAGACTTTAAGCACAGATCCTCCTGTTATTTGTGGATTCAAAGGGATTTCGTCAATTGTGTGTTGTCCAAATGCAG AGACGACACCTGGAACTCCCACTCTAGGAACAGCACCTGTCTTAGACATTAGTCCTCCAAATTCTTATAAAAACTTCG catgcGGTACCGTTGGCCGTGTTACCATTACGACAGAATTCTCAAGATTTAAGAGGTCCAACGAACTCCGCATTAATAAGCGTTCTATCTTCGGAGGAATTGAAGCACGGAGAGCTGCATGGCCATGGATG GCTCTCATAGGTATTAAAGAAGAAGTTGGGTTCAATTGGTTCTGTGGAGGCGTTCTCATCAACGAGCAATGGGTTCTCACTGCAGCTCACTGCTTGGACGACAA AATACCTACCATAGTTAGGTTAGGTGAACACAACTATGCAACGGCGAGTGACGGTTCGAATGAAGAGGACTTTGAAATCTCGCAAATGATCCGATATCCCGATTACGCTTTCCCCGTCGCTTATCATGATCTGGCTCTGTTGCAGCTCAAGACTAAGGTCAATTTCAAG GCATCTATAGCTCCTGTGTGCATACCGTGGGGAGACGAAAGCCTGACGAATCTGACAGGAAGATCCATGAAACTGACTGGATGGGGAGACACCCAAttcg CTGGATCGCCTAGCACAGCCCTCCAGGAAGTGAACGTCAACATGATCTCTACCTCAGCATGTCACAATGCGTATTCTGTTCTTAGACAATTTAAGGTTCATTGGCCCAAAGGTATCGGAAAGGAGACAGTTTGCGCAGGACACGAGCAAGGAGGCCGTGATGCTTGTCAG GGGGACTCTGGCGGGCCACTGACTTACCGGGGAGGACAAGGAAAGTACTTCTTGAGTGGCATAGTGTCCACAGGCTACGGATGCGGCAGCAAGGACTTCCCTGGCATTTATGCTAACGTATTTCACTCTCCTCATTTGGCGTGGATCAAACAAGTAGCTTTTTAA
- the LOC137621158 gene encoding venom protease-like isoform X2, with protein MHWFLHFLWVTWFIVGITRSQDVIFTNPSETNKSPGSPCTTKDGGQGQCTEILKCPGIRETLSTDPPVICGFKGISSIVCCPNAETTPGTPTLGTAPVLDISPPNSYKNFACGTVGRVTITTEFSRFKRSNELRINKRSIFGGIEARRAAWPWMALIGIKEEVGFNWFCGGVLINEQWVLTAAHCLDDKIPTIVRLGEHNYATASDGSNEEDFEISQMIRYPDYAFPVAYHDLALLQLKTKVNFKASIAPVCIPWGDESLTNLTGRSMKLTGWGDTQFAGSPSTALQEVNVNMISTSACHNAYSVLRQFKVHWPKGIGKETVCAGHEQGGRDACQGDSGGPLTYRGGQGKYFLSGIVSTGYGCGSKDFPGIYANVFHSPHLAWIKQVAF; from the exons ATGCACTGGTTTTTACACTTCCTTTGGGTAACCTGGTTCATTGTTGGAATCACTCGCTCTCAAG ATGTAATCTTCACCAACCCTTCTGAAACAAACAAGTCGCCGGGAAGTCCGTGCACCACGAAGGATGGGGGACAGGGCCAGTgtacagaaatcctaaaatgtCCAGGGATACGAGAGACTTTAAGCACAGATCCTCCTGTTATTTGTGGATTCAAAGGGATTTCGTCAATTGTGTGTTGTCCAAATGCAG AGACGACACCTGGAACTCCCACTCTAGGAACAGCACCTGTCTTAGACATTAGTCCTCCAAATTCTTATAAAAACTTCG catgcGGTACCGTTGGCCGTGTTACCATTACGACAGAATTCTCAAGATTTAAGAGGTCCAACGAACTCCGCATTAATAAGCGTTCTATCTTCGGAGGAATTGAAGCACGGAGAGCTGCATGGCCATGGATG GCTCTCATAGGTATTAAAGAAGAAGTTGGGTTCAATTGGTTCTGTGGAGGCGTTCTCATCAACGAGCAATGGGTTCTCACTGCAGCTCACTGCTTGGACGACAA AATACCTACCATAGTTAGGTTAGGTGAACACAACTATGCAACGGCGAGTGACGGTTCGAATGAAGAGGACTTTGAAATCTCGCAAATGATCCGATATCCCGATTACGCTTTCCCCGTCGCTTATCATGATCTGGCTCTGTTGCAGCTCAAGACTAAGGTCAATTTCAAG GCATCTATAGCTCCTGTGTGCATACCGTGGGGAGACGAAAGCCTGACGAATCTGACAGGAAGATCCATGAAACTGACTGGATGGGGAGACACCCAAttcg CTGGATCGCCTAGCACAGCCCTCCAGGAAGTGAACGTCAACATGATCTCTACCTCAGCATGTCACAATGCGTATTCTGTTCTTAGACAATTTAAGGTTCATTGGCCCAAAGGTATCGGAAAGGAGACAGTTTGCGCAGGACACGAGCAAGGAGGCCGTGATGCTTGTCAG GGGGACTCTGGCGGGCCACTGACTTACCGGGGAGGACAAGGAAAGTACTTCTTGAGTGGCATAGTGTCCACAGGCTACGGATGCGGCAGCAAGGACTTCCCTGGCATTTATGCTAACGTATTTCACTCTCCTCATTTGGCGTGGATCAAACAAGTAGCTTTTTAA
- the LOC137621158 gene encoding venom protease-like isoform X3: MHWFLHFLWVTWFIVGITRSQADVIFTNPSETNKSPGSPCTTKDGGQGQCTEILKCPGIRETLSTDPPVICGFKGISSIVCCPNAETTPGTPTLGTAPVLDISPPNSYKNFACGTVGRVTITTEFSRFKRSNELRINKRSIFGGIEARRAAWPWMALIGIKEEVGFNWFCGGVLINEQWVLTAAHCLDDKIPTIVRLGEHNYATASDGSNEEDFEISQMIRYPDYAFPVAYHDLALLQLKTKASIAPVCIPWGDESLTNLTGRSMKLTGWGDTQFAGSPSTALQEVNVNMISTSACHNAYSVLRQFKVHWPKGIGKETVCAGHEQGGRDACQGDSGGPLTYRGGQGKYFLSGIVSTGYGCGSKDFPGIYANVFHSPHLAWIKQVAF; encoded by the exons ATGCACTGGTTTTTACACTTCCTTTGGGTAACCTGGTTCATTGTTGGAATCACTCGCTCTCAAG cAGATGTAATCTTCACCAACCCTTCTGAAACAAACAAGTCGCCGGGAAGTCCGTGCACCACGAAGGATGGGGGACAGGGCCAGTgtacagaaatcctaaaatgtCCAGGGATACGAGAGACTTTAAGCACAGATCCTCCTGTTATTTGTGGATTCAAAGGGATTTCGTCAATTGTGTGTTGTCCAAATGCAG AGACGACACCTGGAACTCCCACTCTAGGAACAGCACCTGTCTTAGACATTAGTCCTCCAAATTCTTATAAAAACTTCG catgcGGTACCGTTGGCCGTGTTACCATTACGACAGAATTCTCAAGATTTAAGAGGTCCAACGAACTCCGCATTAATAAGCGTTCTATCTTCGGAGGAATTGAAGCACGGAGAGCTGCATGGCCATGGATG GCTCTCATAGGTATTAAAGAAGAAGTTGGGTTCAATTGGTTCTGTGGAGGCGTTCTCATCAACGAGCAATGGGTTCTCACTGCAGCTCACTGCTTGGACGACAA AATACCTACCATAGTTAGGTTAGGTGAACACAACTATGCAACGGCGAGTGACGGTTCGAATGAAGAGGACTTTGAAATCTCGCAAATGATCCGATATCCCGATTACGCTTTCCCCGTCGCTTATCATGATCTGGCTCTGTTGCAGCTCAAGACTAAG GCATCTATAGCTCCTGTGTGCATACCGTGGGGAGACGAAAGCCTGACGAATCTGACAGGAAGATCCATGAAACTGACTGGATGGGGAGACACCCAAttcg CTGGATCGCCTAGCACAGCCCTCCAGGAAGTGAACGTCAACATGATCTCTACCTCAGCATGTCACAATGCGTATTCTGTTCTTAGACAATTTAAGGTTCATTGGCCCAAAGGTATCGGAAAGGAGACAGTTTGCGCAGGACACGAGCAAGGAGGCCGTGATGCTTGTCAG GGGGACTCTGGCGGGCCACTGACTTACCGGGGAGGACAAGGAAAGTACTTCTTGAGTGGCATAGTGTCCACAGGCTACGGATGCGGCAGCAAGGACTTCCCTGGCATTTATGCTAACGTATTTCACTCTCCTCATTTGGCGTGGATCAAACAAGTAGCTTTTTAA